The following coding sequences lie in one Ostrea edulis chromosome 8, xbOstEdul1.1, whole genome shotgun sequence genomic window:
- the LOC125662423 gene encoding IgGFc-binding protein-like isoform X1 yields the protein MNGKVKNMDDLNTRLHLLEGSMQNLFVSVNTSLENIRENLNASRIPQVNGSLEISSESSANYSCIKDFLAKYSGVTLSSPTETTITTPAATQVPTSKGTESNLNPTSMITISENTQVTTSKGTKPNLNPKPTTTITTPATTQVPTSKGTEPNLNPTTTITTPATTQVPTSKGSRGREFLILFMRNHPFARGSLNIYVSSDSGVMANISSSPKLDATIKLAVDRRLNITHNSKFTLPANLACEYGTVEPKTVILQTSEPATVTILDSFHKQSNDATLIIPTDKLSNKYFVSTTHPYRSSSDFYSQFAVGALYNGTNINVTFKMKDTSPISLLGGTYRDGDVFSVTLERLETFQVGHATDLSGTVITSSKPVAVFSGNRCNQLKSGACSHMLTQLPPVSELDNQYIVPPFYNNKGTLIQVISESQNTVNCSVGDRVSTWLLGDTEYKNVEVTPDEISVIVSDRPVLVTGFGMGGSYDSYMTVIPGVHQYLNYYKVVVPGGYDENFFCVMISSESVNSLRINGYTVDHYERGYQVYAFLEKKFLVSAFRVENGSFELTTLDKSPFGLLVYGHRQYDGYGFAGNFVLI from the exons ATGAATGGAAAGGTGAAAAATATGGACGATTTAAACACACGCCTTCACCTTCTTGAGGGCAGTATGCAGAATTTGTTCGTTTCAGTAAATACATCGCTTGAGAATATTCGGGAGAATCTGAATGCTTCACGTATTCCACAGGTGAATGGATCTTTGGAAATTTCTTCAG AAAGCAGTGCAAATTACAGTTGTATAAAGGATTTCCTTGCTAAAT ACAGTGGTGTTACACTCTCCTCACCAACAGAAACAACGATAACAACACCAGCAGCTACTCAAGTACCAACATCAAAAGGTACTGAATCCAACCTTAACCCAACATCAATGATAACAATATCAGAAAATACTCAAGTAACAACATCAAAAGGCACTAAACCCAACCTTAACCCTAAACCAACAACAACGATAACAACACCGGCAACTACTCAAGTACCAACGTCAAAAGGTACTGAACCCAACCTTAACCCAACAACAACGATAACAACACCGGCAACTACTCAAGTACCAACGTCAAAAG GTAGCAGAGGCAGAGAGTTCCTTATCCTATTCATGCGAAATCACCCTTTTGCAAGGGGCTccttaaatatatatgtatcatctGACAGTGGAGTAATGGCGAATATATCAAGTTCCCCTAAACTAGATGCAACCATTAAATTGGCAGTTGACAGGAGATTGAATATTACACATAATTCAAAATTCACTCTTCCTGCCAATTTGGCTTGTGAGTATGGGACAGTTGAACCGAAGACTGTGATTTTACAGACATCTGAACCAGCCACGGTGACTATTTTGGATAGTTTTCATAAACAATCTAACGACGCAACGCTGATTATCCCAACAGACAAACTTTCAAATAAGTATTTTGTATCCACAACGCATCCATACCGTTCTTCTTCTGACTTTTATAGTCAGTTTGCTGTAGGGGCCCTCTACAACGGAACCAACATAAACGTTACCTTTAAAATGAAAGACACGTCTCCAATTTCTCTACTTGGTGGGACATACAGAGACGGAGATGTTTTCTCAGTAACTTTGGAGAGATTGGAAACATTTCAGGTCGGACATGCCACCGACCTCTCTGGTACAGTAATCACGTCCTCAAAACCTGTAGCAGTGTTTTCTGGAAATCGGTGTAATCAATTGAAAAGTGGTGCATGCAGTCACATGTTAACTCAGTTACCACCGGTATCCGAATTAGATAATCAGTATATTGTTCCTCCATTCTACAACAATAAAGGAACTTTGATTCAGGTGATTAGTGAAAGTCAGAACACAGTGAACTGTAGTGTCGGGGACCGTGTGTCAACGTGGCTCCTGGGTGATACAGAATACAAAAACGTGGAAGTAACACCAGATGAAATATCGGTGATAGTTTCAGATCGCCCTGTGTTAGTAACTGGTTTTGGAATGGGTGGGAGTTACGACTCCTACATGACGGTCATACCTGGTGTACATCAGTACCTCAATTACTACAAGGTGGTGGTGCCTGGTGGATATGACGAAAACTTTTTCTGCGTGATGATTTCATCAGAATCTGTAAACTCCCTTAGGATAAACGGCTACACTGTTGACCATTATGAAAGAGGGTATCAAGTTTATGCATTTCTAGAGAAAAAGTTCCTAGTGTCTGCTTTCAGAGTTGAAAATGGAAGTTTCGAATTAACAACGTTAGACAAATCACCTTTTGGGCTACTTGTCTACGGCCATCGGCAATATGACGGGTACGGGTTTGCTGGAAACTTTGTTCTCATCTAA
- the LOC125662423 gene encoding IgGFc-binding protein-like isoform X3: MNGKVKNMDDLNTRLHLLEGSMQNLFVSVNTSLENIRENLNASRIPQVNGSLEISSESSANYSCIKDFLAKYSGVTLSSPTETTITTPAATQVPTSKGSRGREFLILFMRNHPFARGSLNIYVSSDSGVMANISSSPKLDATIKLAVDRRLNITHNSKFTLPANLACEYGTVEPKTVILQTSEPATVTILDSFHKQSNDATLIIPTDKLSNKYFVSTTHPYRSSSDFYSQFAVGALYNGTNINVTFKMKDTSPISLLGGTYRDGDVFSVTLERLETFQVGHATDLSGTVITSSKPVAVFSGNRCNQLKSGACSHMLTQLPPVSELDNQYIVPPFYNNKGTLIQVISESQNTVNCSVGDRVSTWLLGDTEYKNVEVTPDEISVIVSDRPVLVTGFGMGGSYDSYMTVIPGVHQYLNYYKVVVPGGYDENFFCVMISSESVNSLRINGYTVDHYERGYQVYAFLEKKFLVSAFRVENGSFELTTLDKSPFGLLVYGHRQYDGYGFAGNFVLI, encoded by the exons ATGAATGGAAAGGTGAAAAATATGGACGATTTAAACACACGCCTTCACCTTCTTGAGGGCAGTATGCAGAATTTGTTCGTTTCAGTAAATACATCGCTTGAGAATATTCGGGAGAATCTGAATGCTTCACGTATTCCACAGGTGAATGGATCTTTGGAAATTTCTTCAG AAAGCAGTGCAAATTACAGTTGTATAAAGGATTTCCTTGCTAAAT ACAGTGGTGTTACACTCTCCTCACCAACAGAAACAACGATAACAACACCAGCAGCTACTCAAGTACCAACATCAAAAG GTAGCAGAGGCAGAGAGTTCCTTATCCTATTCATGCGAAATCACCCTTTTGCAAGGGGCTccttaaatatatatgtatcatctGACAGTGGAGTAATGGCGAATATATCAAGTTCCCCTAAACTAGATGCAACCATTAAATTGGCAGTTGACAGGAGATTGAATATTACACATAATTCAAAATTCACTCTTCCTGCCAATTTGGCTTGTGAGTATGGGACAGTTGAACCGAAGACTGTGATTTTACAGACATCTGAACCAGCCACGGTGACTATTTTGGATAGTTTTCATAAACAATCTAACGACGCAACGCTGATTATCCCAACAGACAAACTTTCAAATAAGTATTTTGTATCCACAACGCATCCATACCGTTCTTCTTCTGACTTTTATAGTCAGTTTGCTGTAGGGGCCCTCTACAACGGAACCAACATAAACGTTACCTTTAAAATGAAAGACACGTCTCCAATTTCTCTACTTGGTGGGACATACAGAGACGGAGATGTTTTCTCAGTAACTTTGGAGAGATTGGAAACATTTCAGGTCGGACATGCCACCGACCTCTCTGGTACAGTAATCACGTCCTCAAAACCTGTAGCAGTGTTTTCTGGAAATCGGTGTAATCAATTGAAAAGTGGTGCATGCAGTCACATGTTAACTCAGTTACCACCGGTATCCGAATTAGATAATCAGTATATTGTTCCTCCATTCTACAACAATAAAGGAACTTTGATTCAGGTGATTAGTGAAAGTCAGAACACAGTGAACTGTAGTGTCGGGGACCGTGTGTCAACGTGGCTCCTGGGTGATACAGAATACAAAAACGTGGAAGTAACACCAGATGAAATATCGGTGATAGTTTCAGATCGCCCTGTGTTAGTAACTGGTTTTGGAATGGGTGGGAGTTACGACTCCTACATGACGGTCATACCTGGTGTACATCAGTACCTCAATTACTACAAGGTGGTGGTGCCTGGTGGATATGACGAAAACTTTTTCTGCGTGATGATTTCATCAGAATCTGTAAACTCCCTTAGGATAAACGGCTACACTGTTGACCATTATGAAAGAGGGTATCAAGTTTATGCATTTCTAGAGAAAAAGTTCCTAGTGTCTGCTTTCAGAGTTGAAAATGGAAGTTTCGAATTAACAACGTTAGACAAATCACCTTTTGGGCTACTTGTCTACGGCCATCGGCAATATGACGGGTACGGGTTTGCTGGAAACTTTGTTCTCATCTAA
- the LOC125662423 gene encoding IgGFc-binding protein-like isoform X2 gives MNGKVKNMDDLNTRLHLLEGSMQNLFVSVNTSLENIRENLNASRIPQVNGSLEISSDSGVTLSSPTETTITTPAATQVPTSKGTESNLNPTSMITISENTQVTTSKGTKPNLNPKPTTTITTPATTQVPTSKGTEPNLNPTTTITTPATTQVPTSKGSRGREFLILFMRNHPFARGSLNIYVSSDSGVMANISSSPKLDATIKLAVDRRLNITHNSKFTLPANLACEYGTVEPKTVILQTSEPATVTILDSFHKQSNDATLIIPTDKLSNKYFVSTTHPYRSSSDFYSQFAVGALYNGTNINVTFKMKDTSPISLLGGTYRDGDVFSVTLERLETFQVGHATDLSGTVITSSKPVAVFSGNRCNQLKSGACSHMLTQLPPVSELDNQYIVPPFYNNKGTLIQVISESQNTVNCSVGDRVSTWLLGDTEYKNVEVTPDEISVIVSDRPVLVTGFGMGGSYDSYMTVIPGVHQYLNYYKVVVPGGYDENFFCVMISSESVNSLRINGYTVDHYERGYQVYAFLEKKFLVSAFRVENGSFELTTLDKSPFGLLVYGHRQYDGYGFAGNFVLI, from the exons ATGAATGGAAAGGTGAAAAATATGGACGATTTAAACACACGCCTTCACCTTCTTGAGGGCAGTATGCAGAATTTGTTCGTTTCAGTAAATACATCGCTTGAGAATATTCGGGAGAATCTGAATGCTTCACGTATTCCACAGGTGAATGGATCTTTGGAAATTTCTTCAG ACAGTGGTGTTACACTCTCCTCACCAACAGAAACAACGATAACAACACCAGCAGCTACTCAAGTACCAACATCAAAAGGTACTGAATCCAACCTTAACCCAACATCAATGATAACAATATCAGAAAATACTCAAGTAACAACATCAAAAGGCACTAAACCCAACCTTAACCCTAAACCAACAACAACGATAACAACACCGGCAACTACTCAAGTACCAACGTCAAAAGGTACTGAACCCAACCTTAACCCAACAACAACGATAACAACACCGGCAACTACTCAAGTACCAACGTCAAAAG GTAGCAGAGGCAGAGAGTTCCTTATCCTATTCATGCGAAATCACCCTTTTGCAAGGGGCTccttaaatatatatgtatcatctGACAGTGGAGTAATGGCGAATATATCAAGTTCCCCTAAACTAGATGCAACCATTAAATTGGCAGTTGACAGGAGATTGAATATTACACATAATTCAAAATTCACTCTTCCTGCCAATTTGGCTTGTGAGTATGGGACAGTTGAACCGAAGACTGTGATTTTACAGACATCTGAACCAGCCACGGTGACTATTTTGGATAGTTTTCATAAACAATCTAACGACGCAACGCTGATTATCCCAACAGACAAACTTTCAAATAAGTATTTTGTATCCACAACGCATCCATACCGTTCTTCTTCTGACTTTTATAGTCAGTTTGCTGTAGGGGCCCTCTACAACGGAACCAACATAAACGTTACCTTTAAAATGAAAGACACGTCTCCAATTTCTCTACTTGGTGGGACATACAGAGACGGAGATGTTTTCTCAGTAACTTTGGAGAGATTGGAAACATTTCAGGTCGGACATGCCACCGACCTCTCTGGTACAGTAATCACGTCCTCAAAACCTGTAGCAGTGTTTTCTGGAAATCGGTGTAATCAATTGAAAAGTGGTGCATGCAGTCACATGTTAACTCAGTTACCACCGGTATCCGAATTAGATAATCAGTATATTGTTCCTCCATTCTACAACAATAAAGGAACTTTGATTCAGGTGATTAGTGAAAGTCAGAACACAGTGAACTGTAGTGTCGGGGACCGTGTGTCAACGTGGCTCCTGGGTGATACAGAATACAAAAACGTGGAAGTAACACCAGATGAAATATCGGTGATAGTTTCAGATCGCCCTGTGTTAGTAACTGGTTTTGGAATGGGTGGGAGTTACGACTCCTACATGACGGTCATACCTGGTGTACATCAGTACCTCAATTACTACAAGGTGGTGGTGCCTGGTGGATATGACGAAAACTTTTTCTGCGTGATGATTTCATCAGAATCTGTAAACTCCCTTAGGATAAACGGCTACACTGTTGACCATTATGAAAGAGGGTATCAAGTTTATGCATTTCTAGAGAAAAAGTTCCTAGTGTCTGCTTTCAGAGTTGAAAATGGAAGTTTCGAATTAACAACGTTAGACAAATCACCTTTTGGGCTACTTGTCTACGGCCATCGGCAATATGACGGGTACGGGTTTGCTGGAAACTTTGTTCTCATCTAA
- the LOC125662425 gene encoding uncharacterized protein LOC125662425: protein MIIFFFLAIFVHLSASHSADSDISDWQGTMEMQLRTLQKTLDKYVKINGQLLEENQQLKTRVDDIERKNNDMMIKVKNLENVIDDLKISHAQCRTDFDKLSESIVTISGANGVNRNQEVQNETESIVIRLDSHALDKYGQKRRAQPISDPRTQQSPAFHSYLSADSVPDLRQHHPLVFDTITVNRGLGYHTDDGIFIVPTSGVYVFAWTIAVQTNGWASVEIVVNGSVSGSAFASSSTAWDEAAGLIIVNVNAGDHVYIRMHENGNGVVSSNGRGRTSFSGWSLS, encoded by the exons ATGATCATTTTCTTCTTCCTGGCAATATTCGTTCATCTGTCTGCGAGCCATTCAGCAGACTCTGACATCAGCGACTGGCAGGGAACAATGGAAATGCAGCTTCGCACTCTACAGAAGACTCTGGATAAATACGTGAAGATAAATGGTCAACTATTGGAGGAAAATCAACAACTAAAGACACGAGTTGATGACATCGAAAGAAAAAACAATGACATGATGATTAAAGTTAAAAATCTGGAGAACGTTATCGATGATTTGAAGATAAGCCATGCACAATGCCGAACTGATTTCGATAAGCTTTCCGAGTCGATTGTAACCATTTCAGGAGCTAATGGTGTGAATAGGAACCAAGAAGTACAAAACGAAACCGAATCCATTGTCATTAGATTAGATTCACACGCCTTGGATAAATACGGCCAAAAACGAagag CTCAACCCATCTCTGACCCAAGAACGCAACAAAGCCCCGCTTTCCACAGCTATTTATCTGCAGATTCTGTACCAGATCTTCGTCAACATCACCCACTTGTATTTGACACTATCACAGTTAATAGAGGTCTAGGCTATCACACGGATGATGGGATTTTCATCGTTCCCACATCAGGCGTCTATGTGTTTGCCTGGACCATTGCCGTTCAAACAAATGGCTGGGCTAGCGTTGAGATTGTTGTCAACGGTTCTGTTTCTGGATCAGCTTTTGCGAGCAGCTCGACTGCATGGGACGAAGCTGCTGGTTTAATTATAGTGAATGTGAATGCTGGGGACCATGTCTACATCAGGATGCATGAAAATGGCAACGGCGTAGTAAGCAGCAATGGTAGAGGACGAACCTCATTTTCGGGCTGGAGTCTGTCTTAA